In the genome of Oryzias melastigma strain HK-1 linkage group LG4, ASM292280v2, whole genome shotgun sequence, the window accaaaactctTCCATTTGAGTCCCTCTCATCTACACACATACTCTTTCTTACTGCAGCTGACCTTCATTTATCTCCTTTTATAAAGTGTCCCTCTTTAAATGTTCCTTCACCTGCTTCCTGTTCTCACTACATATCACATCTGCAAACATCTTGATCTACAAAGATTCCCAGCTAATCTCATTTCTATCACTAAAGTAAACAATGAGGAGTAGGAAAGTTCCACCTCCACCTTGATCTTCTCTGTCACACCTAGTCTGAAAGCTCAAACACACTTCTTTTTCAATCCGGACTTCCTCATAAAAACCACACCTCCTCTCTCTCCGTATCCTGTCGTAGACTTTAGAGGTACAGTGCAGCAGCGTCTTCTGATCTCGGTTTTTCTTCAAAGCAAATGCTGCATCTATTGAAGGAATGACATGCAAAACTATTGAAAATACATAACCCATTActtacttctaaaaaaaaaagatttttggtttaaacgttgttcacattaaaaaaaaaatgcacaacaacatttgtaaaatgtagTTTCACTTTATTTCTCTAATTAGTTCTTCTTTCTCCAGTATTTACAAGGGGTGTAAAaaaatcgattcagtgaaatatcgtggtattttatttggcgatacttgaatcgatttaaaataggtgatatttattatttaaaaggaaaCATAATTCAGTCCTATAattatttttcacttaaatgtttattaaattaccaaaataaaagcacaatgaATTTGCTTTAGTAAAGGGAACTTGttcatgttctgatcattaattaacatgtattttacaattttactttgtgaaaaatatatcaatactCAGATAATTATTAagtcataactttaaaaattgtgaaTATTGTCTGGctctgtcttgggatatatcgggatacgtattgtGCCATGACATATGTATCGTAAAACATATCGTATTACCAGAGTCTTGCCAATAAACCCCTACTATGTACCCAATATTATGACAAATGCTTTTCATTGTGCGCTAACATACACACAAGAGCTACAGTAAACCGTTTtgactcttttaaaaaaatgtcttacagATGGATACATTAGCAACACATGTGTGGACAGCGACTTGAAAAAAGCTGATCCGTTTGGTTTACCTCCACCACCCCCAGACCCAGAAAGGTGAAGTCAAGCTATTTCATCCCATGAATCAAGAATTACCTGCTACCTTTAAATGGCTCAtactaacattttattttgtttcttctcATCTGCAGCCAAAATCAAGATGATGGTGAGTGACGAAGTAAAAGCAAAGAGCATTTTTGGCAACTTAGGACTAAACAAGTCATACCAAGTATTTTAGATAAGCATAGTTACCAGTATTAAATGTATCTCTACTTTTTTAACGATTtctaccaaaacaaaaaaaggatgttaTCTATGTCTATTGAAGAtataattgtctttatttacatttgcacTCTACTAAATCTTTTGCATCTGTTGAAAGCCCCAaatctagttttaaaataaaacgttttgattacatttttgttatcgCTGCTTGTTACTTGTTATGACTCATTTTAGTCTCAGATTTCTCTCTGTTTGATCTGCAGATGATTACGATGACGTTCAGCCGTTGCCCGACGAGTTCCCGCCACCAccactaccaccaccaccacttgAAATAAGGTACAtcttaaaacagaacaaaaatgacctGTTTAGCAATACACAATGTTAAACTGAAGTCAAATCTAATCCAAGTTTGGGATGAGATCACTGACATGGTTCTCCTCAGCTCCAAACAAAAGAGGTTTTGGTTTTTCTTCCCATTGCCCTCTTTTCAGTGCATTTAGTAAAAGCTTTGTTGTGGAAATAAAGGCAGTTGTTTCAAGCTTTACTTTTCGGCGTAAGTTTAGTgcatgtacatatttttttctctttgtgacCACTGAAAATGCACAACTTCTTGCAGCAAAGACCCCTAACATGAAGCTGTCGTCTCCATATTTCACACATGGGTTGAGTCAACAAGCTTTTCCCCTGAAATAGATCTGTGATACAgatagttaaacatttttactcattttatttttttattgatgattatcatttctttttaggtcattttcaagtaaaaatgaGGCATCTAGCTTTAAATCAGCTGTGATTTATTACTGATCTTCTTTTATGAAAACTATCTGCACAAATCGACGTTTTTAAcgattgtatatttatttatttattttttttgcattgactaATCTAGATGTTCTTTCTTTCTGATGATAATTAATGATTATCATCGGGGAAAGTGTATTGATCAGGATCGTCGTCGTCAGGAGGATCTCTGGCATTGATTGGTGCCGGGAGGCTAgaatatattcagatgattattAATCACCTCGGTATGCTTTGGATTTTTAGTGCTGGTTGATGTGGGGgattttttctggtgatgatggtctgaatatgcttggatttttggtattgattaatgaggaggatttttttcctaatgatAAACGTctgagtatatttagatttttggtactgattaatataaatgacttgtctatggatgtttaaaatttaattacatTACTGAGCTTAAAGAtgcttaataacctgaatctatgattgtagggtataaatatttgatatgaTGTCCTGAACCACATGTTGATAATTCacgtaaagaaaatggtatggtcgaacCAGGGTGGGactatataaatttgcttcctcccactcccttttgAGCGATCAACTTATTATTGATTATGTAAGATGatattttaggtatttttacCTAATTGCTaagaataaatgatttttttaagtcattcattcattttttgagtttataaagaaaTCTGATATATTGgaatgaaaatttgaatttatgaaGAACATCTAACATCAGaatgtgttattattattattattaacaatattttatttaaatctatacaatatttgatcaaatctctctctgcatattttttttcaaatcaatgtgTTTGTACAGTAAATATTTACAACTATGTTTGTTTTCAGCATAGATCCAAAAGTGGAAAAAGAGATCAGGAAAAAGTTTAAGGTAAACCATCAAGATTCTGTCAAATCAAtacaaaagtttgatttatctgcAGACCAGACggtttgtactttttttgtaagaaaGTTGGAAGCAGAGTTGTCTTTATAAAACcagatttgaattttttatgtataaaaaaatgcaaaacaaaaaggtcCCCATGATTGAATCttgtcataaaaacacaactaacCACAGTGATTGTGATTCCTAGTTTGAAGGGCCTCTTCAAGTTCAGCACATCATGATGGTGGATCCAAACTGCATCATCAAGAAACCAGGAGCCAAAGAGCTGCTCGTGACTCAGGGGGAAATCCTGGACGTCATTGACAGCACCAAcagtaaaaagtatttctgtcgGAACAAGTTCGGAAAATGTACGTAAAAAATATGGATCCCTCTCTGCTTCTAAGTTGTTTTACTCAACAGCATGTGTTGGAATTGTTCTGTTTAGATGACTGGTTTCAGAAAATAGAAGTGAAACTGACCAAATACGCTGCATTGAAGAAGGACGTGACATGTCCTGACACATTTAGTTTTGTTGTACGTGTTACATCCATCCGTTACAAATTTCAGGGGGTGCAAAAAACGGATGTGGTGACTTACATTTAATTTCATGctcatgatgaaaaaaatgaactgtatCATCCTGCTGGAAGGAGCTTTCAGAGGCTGGAAGTGCAGTTGTCCTGGCCAGCAGTAAATGAAGGTGCTTAGTTGTTGGGGACAACAGAGGTAACGGACTTTTGATTGGGAAGTCACAGGCTCTGTTTCTGCTCTGCTTGCTCATGTGTTGAGCAAATGATCTAACTATCATCTGCTGCCATCAGTGtatgactgtatatagagaactggacagagcgggTGTTacatcacccataaaaaatTCCTTACCTCTGGCTCCAGCGAAATGAAGCAAATTTAGTCGCCGTGTTGGACCCAGaggacagtgattggtccaagtcggtctgagtcattgtttctatggcaactgcggtgaccaatcaggagtgagtttgttggacatccaccccttccactgaaccCAGGCTcgggaaaatctgtcaatcaagcgTTCAAGGTGGGGctagcgggcaccacatgcttttattgaggcatctgattggtcaggttataacttgaacaacttgcgattaaaaaataaaaaataaataatgaaaaaaaaaaaaaatcagcaaggagatgtttaaaaaatgtgcctGAGCAAGAAaggttattctgataaatagaaTGATTTATAgaagggattttggcttcttgtagTTCCTCTATGGAACATTTGTCCacttctctatatacagtcagtggtacGAGCATGTGGGCATGGATGGATGGGACTTGTTGTAACTGTGGGAGTTTTGCATCTTAATGAAAGTAGAAAAGCATCTATGCTTTGTACCATTTACAGCACACTTCTCAAACTTCTAAACCTTTTTGGAAATTGGGAAAAAGTTCAAACCAGCTTGACAGACAGATATTTACTCCATCTATATATTCTCAAACTATAGTGTTTCAACCAGTATGCTGCGGGAAATTATTCAATTTCACCTAACCAGTCTTAAAACAATGACTATTGCCAGGACATCAGCTTTGTGGTAATCCAAACAGGCACCGTTTCCCACCAAGTAAATACAAAAGGCCATAAAGACATATTTCACAATGTTtatctgattatttttcaaaacactttaataaGAAAAGTTTGTCGTTTTTTACATTTTCGGTTGCTGGTGTGCCCTGTGATTTTTATCAAGGTAAAACTACACCTTGCTTGactcaaaaaaggttaaaaaacactGATCTAAATGATCTTTGCTGCTGGAGTCCATCTGTTTCAAGAGTCagcatgttttacatttaaagctaATATATTGATTGGGTAATATTCCCTTTCTTATCATCTCGAACTACTCTTCTATCTATTATACTTCAGATTCAACCGGGCATCCTCATGTAAACAACTTATCCATCCATTTTACAAATCTACTTAATCCCCTcaagggtcacagggttgctggagcctatcccacctaCAGTTGGGGAAAGCTAGGGTCCTTCCTAGATTTAATATTTTGAGATTCAAAGGAATTTAGTTTTAAtcatcccccccaaaaaatgctGCCATTTTATTGGCTGAGCTTTCTCCATTTACGCATATACTTTGACTTAAAAAGTGTCTATAGTACCATATATACTGAAATGTGATGTATTATTATGAAAATAATGAGTGATCactttttctctcttgtttcaCAGACGGTTATGTCCCAGCAACTTTTCTACTTCCAATGTAAGTGAACCCTTCGCCTTTCCTGTCACTCAGACtcagttttgacaaaaaaaagtctcatgTTGCTGTAAAAACTGAGCTTTTGAAACATAAAAGatgttgcaagaaaaaaaaaaggaaaaagtgagaatttatttttgttattcataaaaaacaaaggaaattaCTTCATCTTTTAGAGTACCAAAGCagtctttttttggtttgagattttttttgtattgagtTTCTTAACTGTCTTTCTTCTCAGGGAAGGAGACATTTATGACGACGTGGAATATCTAGACGGtatgtaaacacaaaaatgaaaatatagaaCTGGACCAAAAAATTGcatcaaataatcaaataacCAATCAAATCAAGTAATCTGTGTACTTCTCAtctatgttttgtttgtgtttttgtttcagaggTCTATGACAATGATGATCCAAACTCGGGCAACTAAAGGACGTCAAACTAAACAACCACATTCTTGCACAGAAACCAACtatctttaaactaaaaagCTGTGTGAAAACTGAACTTGGGctggaaaaaaattaggaaGGAAATTTGTCAATCTGGAGACCAGctctaaacttatttttaattaatttcttttgatttttgagctttaagataaaaactaaaacagtctGTAAATACAAAAACTCAAACTATTCACAATTACTGTACagctgtgataaaaaaaagtacatccTCTTTCACTTCTAAGCTTTTTTCGAtgtcatgttaaaaatgtgtttgtttattgaAGCAAAAACTCTGATAAGTtaactgaaaaatgttaaattatagtCAGCAGTCAGATGCTGTTTATATAGGATAATAAATTATTGTGGAATTggattttttaagtaatataagacaaaaaatattatttttaaatcatcattGTGACAGGTTTTGGTCATAAATGATCCACTTGGTTCAAACAACTTCAACTTTAGAGCTGAAATGAACTTTTTATCACAAACTTATAAGTCAAACTGAGACCAGAAACATGCTGTAAAATGCTGATGAGAACGGTTCAATTCACTGTTGATCAAACTGCATGTATAGAAGATGAATACACTATTGATGCTTTATTGAATTTCTGTGTACTCGAgacacattaaataaataaatattgctCTGTCTGTTtctgcattgatttttttctttgtagaagAATAAACATCCATAGGAAtcaatttaaaagctaaaaagggGGAAGAGATGAGTAATAAAAtactttcttaaaatgtttagtttgattaacattttattaaaaaatatatatatttacatgactggaaatgtttgaatattaataatatttctaaatgttatttatggGTGCAGTTTAAGTTCGTTTTGTaggtgtatttaaaaaatagacacaaaactgaaaataaaatgcactGTCTCTATGTTAATCAAGTAAATTTCCTCTTAAATGCTGAAGGTAAACCTAAAAAGATCTTGATTTTAACACTGATTGTAAGTTTACGGTGTGGAGGTCATGTGGAATAGAGAGCTCCAGAGATGAGGAGCAGATCTGCTGAATGTTCTCAACTCCATGGTGGAAAGACGAGCAGATGGAGTGGAAATGAGACACTTGAGGATGATATTTTAAAGAGTGTGGAGGATAGATGGACCTGAAGAGAAGGAAGGGGATCTGCTGTAAGGAATTTGAATAGTGACAAGAAAGGTTTTAAACTCAATCCAGAGCTGGACTGGCAGCCAGTGTGATCGCTATAGAACAGAAGTTATGTGATCGGTTAAGAGGTTTGGTTAAGGTCAGTTTAGGGATGGACTCAAGTGGGAGATCTAGATGAAGGAAGTAACAGTACTCAATACAAATGGGACTAACACATGGACAAAAATAGCTGTGGTGGAATTTGTAAGAAGCTGTCAAACACAACTACTATTGCATTGGTGGGAAATGCAATTCATgtgatatttaaaatgtttgaggcGAAAAGAAtgtagttcaaaatgtgacacagAGACTATTTACCTGTACAGAGGAGAACAGTAGAGTTATCAATTGTTAACTATATTTTGATCATATataaacagactaaacagaGGCAATGCTCAACTGATGCTGTATCAAAGAGGAACAAAAGACTAACAGTGAAGGTAAATGAGCAGTATTGCACAACGACGATGGAATGGGCAAAAAAAGAAGTCAGTTTTGGAAGtgtaatattttcctttttgaacTCAAATCCATGCTTTTTTCATCAGAATCTTATTTGAATTTGATTCTTGAGCCTATGTTAATGCATTTTcacctaaaaaaagcctaataaaTCGTGAGTGTCATAGAATGTGTCCCGCTACATTCAACAACTGCAATCTTCCAGTCAAaagtttgttaaagtttttttttgctgcaattaGGATGTAAGTATGTGAAtctctaaaaaaagaaacaaaccaaatatcttttttccattataaagtatatagtttattttttttcttttattaagaATGACACATTTACAATATAATGCATATATACTTACTTACAGCACAGGTGTCcagaaataaaagaagacaaaaaataaaaaaaaccctaaatgtCACATCTATCCCTTACAATGCAGGTGGAAGAATGAAAACTGATGATGATGCATCTGATGCATTTATCTGAAGGGATGGTTCTGTagtcaaaaggaaaacaagCCAGATGTTTGATTGTGAAACTGTGGAAAATTAACAGCTTTCTTTTAAAGGAACAAACCAATGAATAGTCAACAAATATGGAAAAGTtacagctgaagaaaaaaacaaagagtaaCAACTTCTGagtgagaaaataaataaaatcatgcaGTCTATACAGCAGGAAGAAGAATTACAATTACTGGGctgtaaacaaaacctaaatCATTAGAGCAAAAAGGAGCAGAAGAGTCTGGTCGATGAGTCCATAGCGTCCGTCTTGAGAAAAGCCCAGTGAAGGCCCGAATGTTGGTCATGATCCAAAGAGTCTGTAGAATAAAGGAGGAAAGGTCAGAGCAGTTTACAGCCTGTTACAGTCATGTCTACAAGACTTTAATTGTGAATGTTTCaaattataaaagcaaaaaaaacttgaggCTGTGTTGTTGAAATTAtccaaaattatgtttttaatgttttgtgaaGTATGTGTTCCTCCATAATTCAGAATTATCTTTCATTAACACAACCCCTCAAtagtaaaaatattacattttacaatattattAAGTAAAGTTTTTGCAATAAAGGTTTTCTTgcttaaaggtgtttttttctgatatccattagactattttttaagttatccTCATCCTCAAACCTACTAGCTTTAGCAGTTACTCACAAAATCATGCAGAACATGATGAATATGTTCCATAGAGCGATGAAGATCCGGAAGTATCGCAAGCTGAGCAGGAACTCCCTGATGTTGTCACCTAAAAGCACGAGGACCATCGTTTTTATTGCAACAAGAAAAAGACCTGCAGGGACCTAAACATGTTTATTCCAAAAGCAGTGAATCATTTAGCTTAGGCTTGCTTCTGGTATGACAGTAAAGAACACTTTAAAGGCTTTTAGATGCTCAAATGATACGAGGAGTGTTGGTAAATTTCCATTTAGAGTGGTATTAGTTTGTAAACGTATGATGTTCAATAGAGGTggtaaaattcctctgtaaaaaGATCTTTTTGACAAAACTTCTATGACATCTCAAAAGCTCtatttgtgcaaattttgggaaaaaataagtttagaaCACACATTATTATAGACaatctgaaaatacaaaataaaaagacttttcaataacagactttttaaacttaaactttgagAGGCTTGGATGAACATGTACAATGATCTCTGGTCTGATTGCAGCTTTTCCGTGTGACCCTAATATAGCACTTTGTGACATGATGGTACATATGAACTTGTAGTTCTCTGGTACAAACTgcttatctttttattttaagcattatAATTTCAACTTATTGCATTGTCTGATGTTTGCATCATATCCCCATCATGCAACACAACACCTATCTTTACCAAAGTCATAATATAGCAAGAcagctgcagtttttaaaacaaaacatgcatgtcctgtttttgtgaaaaacctCAAAATAAATCCTTAATCCAGTGGATAACAGCAAAACCTGGGAAATGTATTAAAGGCCCACtctaattaaaatgttcaacatgttcttgttttatttttctcacgatgaatgacatatataaagaaatttgtgcttaaaatagtacttgtactttttttccccaaaacgtgaataaggattttttttaaagccattaGAAAACGTGTTCTTGTGACGACAAATCTACAATCAGCATGCCACAAGCTTTGTGCTATGCTCCATTCACTTGTAAACAAACAGATCCGTGTAGATATTTGCTTTCCACGTCTGAGCTTGAatctggctaaaaactttaCAGCTGGACATCTCTTAAAAATTTTGCTCGACACTTCTGATGCACCAGTTAAATGAAAGTCTGTTACCTAGTTATTATCTTGCTAAtatcaaatgaaaacacataAGTAAATGattatttagcaaaaacttcaattaaattaaaatctataGTGGAATTATCTTAATATTAgatgtgacttttgttttttgtttgaagaacTGCCATCACTCTCACCTGTTGTTCGTTCTAAGGGCACATCACCAAACCCCTGCGACTCCTTCCTCTTCCTAAAAGAACATCCACAGTTAACCACCTGCAGCTTAAATTCAatacatataaacaaaaaaatatatatatactaataCTTACAGCTTGAAGTTCAGCACAGCCGCTGAATTCAGCAACAGTGTCCTGTGGAGCAAAGACGGTGTTTACGGACAAGTAAGGTTGATGTTGTTCAGCGGCTAAGGCTAGCTGCTGAGCTGGCATTAGCATTCTCTTAGCTAGTTTTCAACACGACACGGCAAAACCTTAGACCAGTAAAACgcaccacaaaaacacacacaacatatacaactcttaaaaatattttactttatgaaGTTGACattataataaatacattaccCAAATATTAACAGATCTCCCAGCATTTTGCTCTCATCACAGATACCCAAAACTTCCGCTTTGCTCGACGCAACCGCTAAACTGGCCAATAGAAATTCAGATTTCGATAGGGAAGTTCCGGACAATTTTGTCCTAAGTTTTGTCTGTAAGTTGCAACGGGCTCCTTATATTCCCTCCCTATGagcacatttttgtctttattgatataaaaattatgttttaaaagttttttttaaaattttgttgaGATAGCATGTTGATGGAAGTGAAATTGCTAGAAATATATGCCTTAGAGATGTGTTCAGGGAAAACTCAAACAGTTTGATCTTCTGATcacatgaaataaattaaatttaatagtTCCTTCAAATCTTCAATTATGGTTGATTAGGAATTATTTTTGGACTACAAGaaacttactttaaaaacatagactcttttttatttttttctaaacgattaagaaaaaaagaaatgcgtAACCCGTGGGTAGTGGTGCCATCACGTGGAGACTTTCAtatatcacaaaaataaatgtgcaatgaaaccaaaatattttggaaatcGTTTCAGACTGGTTAATATTTTGCAGATGAGAATGTAAACACCAAATGTTGAGATTATGTTGCATTAAATGTGGGTCAGTTGGACGTAGAATCCGGCTTATGGGATGTTTTGTGCGTAAATCCTTGCCCGCAATAGGCGTTTTATGCGCTTTATGCCTGCATTAGACCGTCTAAGGCGTCTAAAGGCCTATCAGGAAAAAGCTTTCTGTTTTCCTAGTCAAATTTGAAAGAGCTGTGGAGCATCGCTGCGCAGCTGGCACCGCGCGCGCAGGAGGATcgtgatgctgctgctgctgaggctGTGTGGACATGAGTGGTATTAATAGGAGGGCTTGAGTGTCAAAGGCTTTCACAGCCGAGACAAATCTAGACCGGGGGGCTCGGTGGAGAGTCGGTGGACACCGGTTTGGGGGGCTTCCTTTCCAGACTGCGCAGTTGGAATACAGAGGAAAAACCACAGGGATCCGCAGCTCATCGGACTGGCACGATGGAAAACGTACTGGCAGTTCTTAATTTGGGCGATTTTGCCCAGGCTTTCTCCAAAATGGGAATGTTTCCCGTCTTTGATCTTGCGTATTACATAGTGTCCATCCTCTACCTCAAATATGAGCCAGGTGAGTGCGTTTGAGAGCTGTCCATCAAACACCATGAATCATCTAATTCTTAAATGACAGTCCAAAATTTAAACAGCATGCATCTAAAATGCAACAGACCACAGTGAGAAAgtaacaaaataacattttgtgtaattttgtgcaaaaaaaagtcattatttactaATACAAAAAAGGAATCTTGGGTACTTTTATCATTgcagcaaatattttattacacttcctgtgtttttgcatttctttgctGGATCTATATCTGTATGTTATCTCTAAAGTCCTGTCCTTATAAAGCATGACCTGTTACATAAACTCAGCTttcatgctgctgctgcaccaTGACTTTTATGGCACtgaaaaataattcaagtttttgaaatattttgctggatattttcaaatatttcaaacttcgAGCAGCATGGCCTGAGGGAGGGTGAAACTTTAGACAAGGCCTGTGCATGCCAGAGATAAATAGAAAGGACTGAAATAGACAAGAGTCGACTCTGATGCGTCTCTGATGCACTTTTTGGAGCTGCAGTGTGGTGTCTTCAAGCATTTTATAATAAAACGAGCTGTTTCAAAAGCTTTGAGCATTGtagatttataaaaatactATAACACCTCTTTACAGGGCTTTTACTGAGGAGATTTGGATAATAGTGTGTAGAGAAAAATGAAGCCGCTCTATTCGTAGGTAATGAAACAGAAGGTTCTTTTGAAagcctttattaaaaaaaagaaaaaaaaatgtaataaaaaacaagttccAGCATTTAGTTTGTAAAGTTTCTAGaactgtgttttgtttgaaatcttcagttaaaaaaagaaaaaaatgtgcatccgTTGAACTCATAGGTTACCCTATTGTAACCCTACTTTAAATTTGACTTTCAAATGTTCAGCAGTGCTCAGTCTTCACTCTCCATGCTTATCAGAATGGTGAGCCGTAGTGttgaactaaaagaaaaaagggtt includes:
- the smim7 gene encoding small integral membrane protein 7, translated to MLGDLLIFGTLLLNSAAVLNFKLKRKESQGFGDVPLERTTGDNIREFLLSLRYFRIFIALWNIFIMFCMILLFGS